Proteins from one Brachionichthys hirsutus isolate HB-005 unplaced genomic scaffold, CSIRO-AGI_Bhir_v1 contig_850, whole genome shotgun sequence genomic window:
- the LOC137913933 gene encoding hsp70-binding protein 1-like translates to MTEDRRDRRYQQNLQGVLQMAVDAGTGAGASAPAQPMSEERKSWLTVALAEFADCQMDDVAEMKRFLAILRNEGARNEEEQEYDRRESAFEVLSELCENLDNARDLMTLGGLELCVSQYLCHVQSGLRWRAAGLIAACAQNMPQVQAYLLGIGVLPTLLQLTDSDPDPTVRVKALYAVSCLVREQEAGLQTFLLHDGFTVLMRGMESENEKLKTKSAFLLLNLLTSHPEQRETAVSMGMVQQLISVVRTPHASFHEHVLAALCCLVEDSPEGLKDCRNPILGLEDFLKQRSAELQGKEESQEELDFCERLRVMCFRGQQSDDSGVDR, encoded by the exons ATGACAGAAGACAGACGGGACAGGAGATACCAGCAGAACCTCCAGGGGGTCCTTCAGATGGCGGTGGACGCTGGAACAG gtgcaggtgcatCGGCTCCTGCCCAGCCCATGTCAGAAGAG AGGAAATCATGGCTGACAGTAGCTCTTGCTGAGTTCGCCGACTGTCAAATGGACGACGTCGCGGAGATGAAGCGCTTCTTGGCGATCCTGCGTAATGAAGGAGCACGAaacgaggaggagcaggaataTGACCGGCGGGAGTCAGCTTTTGAGGTGCTGTCAGAGCTGTGTGAGAACCTGGACAACGCTCGAG ACCTGATGACTCTCGGCGGACTGGAGCTCTGCGTCTCCCAATATCTGTGCCATGTTCAGAGTGGACTGAGGTGGCGTGCTGCTGGGCTCATAGCCGCCTGTGCCCAGAACATGCCGCAGGTTCAGGCCTACTTGCTTGGCATTGGGGTGTTACCCACATTGCTGCAGCTCACAGACTCAGACCCCGACCCCACCGTCAGAGTCAAAGCCCTTTACGCTGTGTCAT GTCTCGTTCGAGAACAGGAGGCGGGACTCCAGACTTTCCTTTTGCACGATGGCTTCACGGTTTTAATGCGAGGCATGGAGTCAGAGAATGAGAAGCTCAAAACCAAATCGGCATTTCTTCTGCTCAACTTGCTGACGTCACACCCCGAACAGAGAG AGACAGCCGTCTCCATGGGAATGGTCCAGCAGCTGATATCAGTCGTCCGCACACCTCACGCATCTTTCCATGAACATGTGcttgctgccctctgctg TCTGGTGGAAGACTCTCCAGAGGGTTTAAAAGACTGTAGGAACCCCATTCTGGGTCTGGAGGACTTTCTAAAACAAAGATCTGCAGAGCTCCAAGGAAAAGAAGAGAGTCAG GAAGAGCTGGACTTCTGCGAAAGGTTGAGGGTTATGTGTTTCCGCGGGCAACAGTCGGATGACAGTGGAGTGGATCGTTGA
- the LOC137913908 gene encoding DNA polymerase delta catalytic subunit-like, with product MDFKRRNGGSFVSGASQAKRGKTAGEWEDSPSQFEEELSMFDDADMDAEDTEGQAGHDVIPVGDLFSADLNPRWRRPDAPSLDPSSDNLVFQQIDLDYYLGATVAGMPGQLQGNVPIIRMFGVTDSGNSVCCHIHGFAPYFYVPAPNGFTSAYLGEFQRELNAVVLRDMRSNKDNISITVLAVDITCKENMYGYHGKRRLNFLRITMAMPRLIAPAKRLLEQGFKFGPFPLQCYQSYEANIDFEIRFMVDTKVVGCCWIELPKGKYKMREEKGLGDINPPTCLRPDKVSLCQYELDVGWTDFINHPAEGDWQRIAPLRVLSFDIECAGRKGIFPEADKDPVIQIASMVQRQGETEPFIRTVFTLQSCARIVGSQILCFTQEKQLLQSWAEFLRAVDPDVVTGYNIQNFDFPYLLNRAAALKVNYFPYLGRIRTIKSVLRELNFQSKQMGRRENKIINMEGRVQFDLLQVLLRDYKLRSYTLNAVSFHFLQEQKEDVQHSIITDLQNGNEQTRRRLAVYCLKDAYLPLRLLQKLMCVINYMEMARVTGVPLTYLLARGQQIKVVSQLLRQAMKQDLVMPVVKTEGGEDYTGATVIEPEKGYYSLPIATLDFSSLYPSIMMAHNLCYTTLLQKGSEETLGLSSQDFIKTPTGDKFVKSSVRKGLLPEILENLLSARKRAKAELKKETDPFKRQVLDGRQLALKISANSVYGFTGAQVGKLPCLEISQSVTGFGRQMIETTKQLLESKYTISNGYQADAKVIYGDTDSVMVKLGVAKVREAMDIGTEAAEWVSSHFVSPIKLEFEKVYYPYLLINKKRYAGLYFSSSADAHDKMDCKGIETVRRDNCPLVANLINTCLQRILIDRDPQGAVDHAKEVISDLLCNRIDISQLVITKELTRNAQEYAAKQAHVELAERMRKRDAGSAPNLGDRVPYVIIKAAKGAAAYMKSEDPIYVLENTIPIDTQYYLEQQLSKPLLRIFEPILGESKAESVLLKGDHTRCKTVLTSKVGGLMAFAQKRSTCIGCKAVLKTDAAVCDFCKKRESELYQKEIYHMNTLEERFSRLWTQCQRCQGSLHEDVLCTSRDCPIFYMRKKVQKDLDDQSKLVSRFAW from the exons ATGGATTTTAAAAGACGGAACGGCGGCTCGTTTGTGAGTGGGGCGTCGCAGGCGAAGAGGGGCAAAACAGCTGGTGAATGGGAGGACAGTCCGTCACAGTTCGAAGAAGAATTGTCAATGTTTGATGATGCAGATATGGATGCAGAGGATACAGAGGGGCAGGCCGGCCATGACGTCATTCCTGTAG GTGACCTCTTTTCAGCGGACCTTAACCCTCGTTGGCGGCGGCCTGATGCCCCTTCGCTGGACCCGTCATCTGACAATTTGGTGTTTCAGCAGATTGATCTAGACTATTATTTAG GAGCAACGGTGGCAGGCATGCCCGGTCAGTTACAAGGAAATGTCCCGATCATAAGAATGTTTGGGGTGACAGACAGTGGCAACAGTGTGTGTTGCCACATCCACGGTTTTGCCCCTTACTTTTATGTTCCTGCACCAAATG GATTCACATCTGCTTACCTGGGTGAATTTCAAAGAGAGTTAAACGCTGTTGTCCTGAGAGACATGAGATCTAATAAGGACAACATCTCCATCACAGTTTTGGCAGTGGACATCACCTGCAAAGAGA ACATGTACGGTTACCATGGGAAGCGTCGTTTGAATTTTTTGCGGATAACCATGGCAATGCCCCGTCTCATTGCCCCGGCAAAGAGGCTGTTGGAACAGGGCTTCAAGTTTGGACCCTTCCCCTTGCAATGTTACCAATCGTATGAGGCCAACATAGATTTTGAGATAAG ATTTATGGTGGACACTAAAGTGGTGGGATGCTGCTGGATTGAACTTCCCAAAGGCAAATACAAAATGCGTGAAGAGAAGGGCTTAGGGGACATAAATCCTCCGACCTGCCTCCGCCCAGACAAG GTGTCTTTGTGTCAGTACGAGTTGGATGTGGGTTGGACAGATTTTATAAATCACCCTGCAGAGGGAGACTGGCAGAGGATCGCACCACTCAGGGTGCTCAGCTTTGATATTGAGTGTGCGGGAAGAAAAG GAATCTTTccagaagcagacaaagaccCCGTGATTCAGATAGCGTCTATGGTGCAGCGGCAGGGCGAGACGGAACCCTTCATCCGAACCGTGTTCACTCTCCAGTCCTGCGCCCGCATTGTTGGCTCGCAGATATTGTGCTTCACGCAGGAGAAGCAGCTGTTGCAG AGCTGGGCAGAGTTTCTCCGGGCGGTGGACCCGGACGTCGTCACTGGATACAACATCCAAAACTTTGACTTTCCCTATTTGCTCAATAGGGCAGCTGCTCTAAAG GTGAACTACTTTCCCTATCTTGGCCGAATACGGACTATCAAGTCAGTCTTGCGAGAACTAAACTTCCAGAGCAAGCAGATGGGCCGCAGGGAGAATAAGATCATCAACATGGAGGGCCGGGTTCAGTTtgacctgctgcag GTTCTCCTCAGGGACTATAAACTGCGTTCTTACACACTGAATGCTGTCAGTTTCCACTTTCTGCAAGAACAAAAGGAGGATGTGCAACACTCCATCATCACTGATTTGCAG aATGGCAACGAGCAGACGCGTCGCCGTTTGGCCGTTTACTGCCTGAAAGACGCTTACCTGCCGCTGCGTTTGCTGCAGAAGCTGATGTGTGTGATTAATTACATGGAGATGGCCAGGGTAACGGGTGTGCCTCTGACTTATCTGCTCGCCAGGGGACAGCAGATCAAAGTTGTCTCTCAGCTACTTCGACAG GCCATGAAGCAGGACCTGGTCATGCCTGTTGTAAAgacagaaggaggagaagactACACTGGGGCGACTGTCATTGAGCCGGAGAAAGG ATATTACAGCCTTCCTATTGCCACCCTGGATTTCTCCTCCCTGTATCCGTCCATCATGATGGCCCACAATCTGTGCTACACCACTCTGTTACAGAAAGGCTCAGAGGAAACACTTGG TCTCTCATCGCAAGACTTCATCAAAACTCCAACTGGCGATAAGTTTGTGAAGAGCTCCGTGAGAAAAGGACTTCTGCCCGAGATCTTGGAGAACCTGCTGTCCGCCAGGAAGAG ggccAAAGCAGAGCTAAAGAAGGAGACCGATCCTTTTAAGAGGCAGGTTCTGGATGGACGGCAGCTGGCCCTTAAAATCAGCGCAAACTCCGTCTATGGCTTCACAGGTGCCCAAGTGGGCAAACTGCCCTGCCTGGAGATCTCGCAG AGCGTCACTGGTTTTGGAAGACAGATGATCGAGACAACTAAACAGTTGTTGGAGTCCAAGTACACCATCTCCAATGGTTACCAGGCCGATGCCAAG GTTATTTATGGGGACACAGACTCTGTCATGGTTAAACTTGGCGTTGCCAAGGTGAGGGAGGCTATGGATATCGGGACGGAAGCAGCAGAGTGGGTGTCGTCCCACTTCGTATCGCCCATTAAACTGGAATTTGAAAAG GTGTACTACCCGTACCTGCTGATCAACAAGAAGCGCTATGCAGGCCTCTACTTCTCCTCCAGCGCTGACGCGCATGACAAAATGGACTGCAAAGGCATCGAGACTGTCCGCAGAGACAACTGCCCTCTGGTTGCTAACCTCATCAACACCTGTCTGCAGAGAATCCTCATAGACAG ggatCCCCAGGGCGCTGTGGATCACGCTAAAGAAGTGATCTCAGACCTGCTGTGCAACCGCATTGACATCAGCCAGCTGGTCATCACCAAGGAGCTAACACGCAACGCCCAGGAGTACGCTGCCAAGCAGGCGCATGTGGAGCTAGCTGAAAG AATGAGGAAACGAGATGCCGGCAGCGCTCCGAACCTGGGAGACAGAGTTCCGTATGTCATCATCAAGGCTGCAAAGGGGGCAGCGGCATACATGAAGTCAGAG GACCCGATCTATGTGCTGGAGAACACAATTCCCATTGACACACAATACTACCTAGAACAACAGCTGTCCAAGCCCCTGCTGAGAATATTTGAGCCCATCCTGGGAGAGAGCAAGGCAGAGAGCGTCCTGCTCA AGGGGGACCACACGCGCTGTAAGACTGTGTTGACCTCCAAGGTCGGTGGGCTGATGGCGTTTGCGCAGAAGAGAAGCACCTGTATTGGCTGCAAAGCTGTGCTAAAgacggatg CGGCTGTGTGTGATTTCTGTAAGAAGAGGGAGTCTGAACTGTATCAGAAAGAG ATCTATCACATGAACACACTGGAGGAACGCTTCTCCCGTCTGTGGACTCAGTGTCAGCGGTGCCAAGGCTCCCTTCACGAGGATGTGCTCTGTACCAG CCGGGACTGTCCAATCTTTTACATGAGGAAGAAGGTTCAGAAAGATCTGGATGACCAGAGCAAGCTGGTGTCTCGCTTCGCATGGTGA
- the LOC137913900 gene encoding glycogen [starch] synthase, muscle-like, whose amino-acid sequence MPLARSLSVTSLSGLEEWDEEFDLENAVLFEIAWEVANKVGGIYTVIQTKARLTAEEWGENYFLVGPYVESNVRTQVELIEPTNPTLKRTIDKMNASGCKVYFGRWLIEGSPYVVLIDVGFTAWSLDTWKSELWDLCDIGVPWFDREANDAVLFGFLTAWLLGEYAAQSEEPPHIVAHFHEWLAGLGLVLCRQRQLPVATIFTTHATLLGRYLCAGNVDFYNKLAEFNLDKEAGDRQIYHRYCLERAACHCAHVFTTVSQITAIEAEHLLNRKPNIVTPNGLNVKKFSAVHEFQNLHAQSKSRIQEFVRGHFYGHLDFNLDKCLFLFIAGRYEFSNKGADIFLEALARLNYLLRVNHSDVTVIAFFIMPARTNNFNVETLKGQAVRKQLWDTAQTVKERFGKKLYESLLVGQLPDVSKMLDKEDFTIMKRAIFANQRQCQPPICTHNMLEDSSDPILSCVRRIGLFNSSADRVKIIFHPEFLSSTSPLLPMDYEDFVRGCHLGVFPSYYEPWGYTPAECTVMGIPSISTNLSGFGCFMEELIADPSAYGIYILDRRFRGVDESCDQLTSFLFQFCKQSRRQRIIQRNRTERLSDLLDWKYLGRYYISARHMALAKAFPEAYMYDLHEPTSTSGFRYPRPASVPPSPALSRHSSPHHSEAEEDDDERYDEDLEAEKDRVNIRQPYTQPFKNKSSAAHVANGNGNGVPSD is encoded by the exons ATGCCGCTGGCTCGCAGCCTGTCCGTCACATCCCTGTCGGGGCTGGAGGAGTGGGACGAGGAGTTCGATCTGGAAAATGCAGTTCTTTTTGAAATTGCATGGGAAGTTGCTAACAaag TCGGAGGCATCTACACCGTCATCCAGACCAAAGCGCGCCTGACCGCGGAAGAGTGGGGGGAGAACTATTTTCTGGTGGGTCCCTACGTAGAGAGCAATGTGCGCACTCAGGTGGAGCTGATCGAACCCACCAACCCCACGTTGAAGAGAACCATTGACAAGATGAACGCCAGTGGGTGCAAG GTGTACTTCGGGCGGTGGCTGATCGAGGGCAGCCCCTACGTCGTTCTGATCGACGTCGGCTTCACCGCTTGGTCTCTGGACACCTGGAAGAGCGAGCTGTGGGACCTCTGTGACATTGGCGTCCCGTGGTTTGACCGCGAGGCCAACGATGCTGTGCTGTTTGGCTTTCTGACAGCCTGGCTTCTGGGAGAG TATGCAGCTCAGTCTGAGGAGCCTCCACACATTGTGGCCCACTTCCATGAATGGTTGGCGGGTCTTGGACTGGTTTTGTGTAGACAAAGGCAGCTTCCCGTCGCAACCATCTTCACCACTCACGCCACACTGCTGGGACGATACCTGTGTGCTGGAAATGTGGACTTCTATAACAAGCTTGCAGAG TTCAACTTGGACAAGGAGGCGGGCGACAGACAGATCTACCATCGCTATTGTCTGGAGCGTGCAGCGTGTCACTGCGCCCACGTCTTCACCACGGTGTCGCAGATCACAGCCATCGAGGCCGAGCATCTGCTCAACAGGAAGCCTA acatcgttACGCCAAATGGGCTCAATGTGAAGAAGTTCTCTGCCGTCCACGAGTTTCAGAACCTCCACGCTCAGAGCAAGAGTCGGATTCAGGAGTTTGTCAGGGGACACTTCTATGG ACACCTTGACTTCAACCTGGATAAGTGTTTGTTCCTCTTCATTGCCGGAAGGTACGAGTTCTCCAACAAAGGTGCCGACATCTTCCTGGAAGCTTTAGCCAGACTCAACTATCTGCTGCGC GTCAACCACAGCGACGTGACGGTTATTGCGTTCTTTATCATGCCTGCTCGGACAAATAACTTCAATGTGGAGACCTTGAAGGGCCAAGCAGTGAGGAAACAGCTCTG GGATACTGCTCAGACCGTGAAGGAACGCTTCGGAAAGAAACTGTACGAGTCCCTCCTAGT aGGACAGCTGCCAGATGTTTCCAAGATGTTGGACAAAGAGGATTTCACCATAATGAAGCGCGCTATCTTTGCCAATCAGAGACAATGCCAGCCTCCAATCTGCACGCACAATatgctggaggacagcagcGACCCCATCCTCAGCTGCGTACGCCGAATTGGCCTCTTCAATAGCTCTGCTGACCGTGTGAAG ATTATCTTCCATCCGGAGTTCCTTTCGTCCACCTCACCTCTACTTCCAATGGATTATGAGGACTTTGTCAGAGGCTGCCACCTTGGGGTCTTCCCCTCTTATTATGAGCCTTGGGGCTACACACCAG CTGAGTGCACAGTCATGGGAATCCCATCGATCTCTACCAACCTCTCAGGTTTTGGCTGTTTCATGGAGGAACTCATAGCTGATCCCTCTGCATATG GTATTTACATCCTGGACCGGCGGTTCCGGGGAGTCGACGAATCTTGTGACCAGCTCACTTCCTTCCTGTTCCAGTTCTGCAAGCAGAGCCGACGCCAGCGGATCATCCAGAGAAACCGCACCGAGCGTCTGAGCGACCTCTTAGACTGGAAATACCTCGGCAGG TATTACATATCCGCCCGTCACATGGCCCTGGCTAAAGCCTTTCCTGAGGCCTACATGTATGACCTTCATGAGCCCACCTCA ACCTCAGGTTTCCGTTATCCACGACCAGCCTCTGTGCCTCCTTCTCCAGCGCTGTCCCGTCACTCATCCCCGCACCACAGCGAGGCCGAGGAAGACGATGACGAGCGCTACGACGAGGATCTGGAGGCTGAAAAGGACCGGGTGAACATCCGCCAGCCGTACACCCAGCCCTTCAAGAACAAGTCCTCCGCTGCCCACGTGGCCAATGGGAACGGCAATGGAGTGCCGAGTGATTAA
- the LOC137913901 gene encoding aspartate dehydrogenase domain-containing protein-like: protein MAASSSSQRIGVVGYGHLGQFLVQRILKDGADHGLSLAFVWNRNPDKLKGVVPAELILDDLSSSANRSCDVVVEVCHPQIVNDFGLQFLSHSHFMLGSPSALADPDLNQKLRQAAQTYGKTLYVPRGALWGGQDIQRLNDSGDLKALFIRMSKHPSCFRLTRDLLSDSTENEGRRVLCRGSVAELCPLAPNNINTMAAAAVVAGTLGFTGVQGEIVSDTALSDYHVVEVEVTGPTGFSVNTVRRNPARLGAVTGSATYTSFWNSLLACKGHGGRVYLC from the exons ATGGCTGCCAGTTCTTCCTCCCAAAGGATTGGAGTTGTAGGATACGGACATCTAG gaCAGTTCCTGGTGCAAAGGATCCTTAAAGATGGAGCTGATCATGGACTTTCGCTGGCTTTTGTTTGGAACAGAAATCCTGACAAGCTCAAAGGTGTCGTTCCCGCTGAGCTCATACTCGATGATCTATCATCGTCAGCAAACAG GTCGTGTGACGTGGTTGTGGAAGTGTGCCATCCACAGATAGTGAACGATTTTGGGCTTCAGTTTCTGTCTCATTCGCATTTCATG cTTGGCTCCCCATCTGCGCTCGCTGACCCCGATCTGAACCAGAAGCTACGTCAGGCAGCTCAGACGTATGGGAAGACGCTCTACGTTCCCAGGGGGGCGCTATGGGGAGGCCAGGACATCCAGAGGCTGAACGATAGTGGGGATTTGAAG GCTCTGTTCATAAGAATGTCCAAGCATCCATCCTGCTTCAGGCTGACAAGAGACCTCCTCTCTGACTCCACGGAGAACGAGGGCCGGCGTGTTTTATGCCGAGGCTCAGTGGCAGAGCTGTGCCCACTTGCACCAAACAACATCAACACCATGGCGGCTGCAGCAGTGGTGGCCGGAACGCTCGGTTTTACTGGCGTTCAGGGCGAGATTGTCTCCGACACAGC gtTGAGCGACTATCATGTGGTGGAGGTGGAAGTGACTGGGCCGACTGGTTTCTCAGTGAACACAGTGAGGAGGAATCCAGCCAGACTCGGAGCTGTAACCGGCAGCGCAACCTACACCTCCTTCTGGAATAGTCTGCTGG CTTGCAAAGGTCACGGGGGCCGAGTGTACTTGTGCTGA
- the LOC137913911 gene encoding GTPase KRas-like, which yields MTEYKLVVVGAGGVGKSALTIQLIQNHFVDEYDPTIEDSYRKQVVIDGETCLLDILDTAGQEEYSAMRDQYMRTGEGFLCVFAINNTKSFEDVHLYREQINRVKDSDSVPMVLVGNKSDLSTRTVETRQAQELARSYGVPFVETSAKTRQGVEEAFYSLVREIRRYKETSRSNKKSKKNTQRRCMIL from the exons ATGACCGAGTACAAGCTCGTGGTGGTCGGGGCAGGAGGAGTGGGTAAGAGCGCTCTCACCATCCAGCTCATCCAGAATCACTTCGTGGATGAATATGATCCGACCATCGAG GACTCGTACAGAAAACAGGTGGTGATTGATGGAGAGACATGCCTTCTGGACATCCTGGACACTGCAGGTCAGGAGGAGTACAGCGCCATGAGGGACCAATATATGAGGACAGGGGAGggcttcctctgtgtgtttgccATCAACAACACTAAGTCCTTTGAGGATGTTCACCTCTACAG AGAGCAGATCAACAGGGTGAAGGACAGTGACAGCGTTCCCATGGTGCTGGTGGGGAACAAGAGCGACCTGAGTACTCGAACGGTGGAGACACGGCAGGCGCAAGAGCTGGCTCGAAGCTACGGGGTGCCATTTGTGGAGACATCTGCCAAAACCAGACAG GGTGTGGAGGAAGCGTTCTACTCGCTAGTACGGGAGATCAGGCGATATAAGGAGACCAGCCGCAGcaacaagaagagcaaaaagaacaCTCAGAGACGTTGCATGATATTATAG
- the LOC137913904 gene encoding lysoplasmalogenase TMEM86A-like encodes MDILETDAYDRRQRSNMSCALLFSLLPFFLSTALYFYLWTPGMPASMVSAGVKSAPTFLLAAVVLSWNGSRNIPGVLGGLVFSAVGDCCLVWPELFLHGMGAFAVAHLLYSLTFLSSRYAARPSSSGMRFLYLILCLIGGGFYIGVYPFLLKAQNADVLIPAVGVYVVLITLMGILAIRTRHTPTLLGSLSFIVSDLSLAVQVFKVMPPTEHGSILVMTTYYLAQLLIAVGDIDAGKSKESYPKWKRY; translated from the exons aTGGACATCCTGGAGACAGACGCCTACGACAGGCGGCAGAGAAGTAATATG TCCTGCGCACTCCTTTTTTCCCTCTTGCCCTTTTTCTTATCCACAGCTTTGTACTTCTACCTGTGGACTCCTGGAATGCCTGCATCCATGGTGTCCGCGGGCGTCAAATCCGCGCCGACGTTCCTACTAGCTGCAGTGGTGCTGAGCTGGAACGGGAGTCGGAACATTCCGGGTGTGTTGGGAGGACTGGTTTTCTCTGCTGTGGGAGACTGCTGCCTGGTGTGGCCTGAGCTATTTCTGCATG GAATGGGCGCCTTCGCTGTGGCTCATCTTCTCTACTCGCTCACCTTCCTGTCCAGCCGTTACGCAGCACGACCCTCATCCTCCGGGATGCGTTTCCTATACCTTATTCTGTGCTTGATAGGGGGAGGCTTTTACATTGGTGTATACCCATTCCTGCTAAAGGCTCAAAATGCAGATGTGCTGATTCCAGCTGTGGGGGTCTACGTTGTTCTCATTACGCTCATGGGGATATTAGCCATCAGAACCCGCCACACGCCGACTCTGCTGGGAAGCTTGTCCTTCATAGTCTCTGACCTGTCCCTGGCTGTGCAGGTTTTCAAGGTGATGCCGCCTACAGAGCACGGAAGCATTCTTGTCATGACAACATATTATTTGGCACAGCTGCTAATAGCAGTGGGAGATATAGACGCAGGTAAGAGCAAGGAATCCTACCCAAAATGGAAGAGGTACTAG